A genomic segment from Microbulbifer elongatus encodes:
- a CDS encoding malic enzyme-like NAD(P)-binding protein, which translates to MTDSLRQAALDYHALPTPGKLSVELTTPAQTQEDLSLAYSPGVAEPVREIAKDPEAAYLFTGKGNLVAVISNGSAILGLGNLGPLASKPVMEGKSLLFKRFADINSVDIEVECPSPERFIETVAAIANTFGGINLEDIKAPECFHIEEALIQRCSVPVFHDDQHGTAIVTVAGMLNALEIQGKTLEDARIVCLGAGAAATACCKLLLAAGAKKDQITMLDSRGVIHSGRSDINAYKGEWARDTEMRTLDDAIEGADVFLGVSGPDLLSAEQLAHMADKPVVFACSNPNPEISPELAHKTRDDLIMATGRSDYPNQVNNVLCFPFIFRGALDVRATRINEDMKLAAIEAIRKLAREEVPDAVRAGYGGVEMTFGAEYILPKPTDPRLLPKVAAAVARAAVDSGAARLPYPAHYPLKPV; encoded by the coding sequence ATGACCGACTCACTGCGCCAGGCCGCGCTCGATTACCACGCCTTGCCGACACCGGGCAAACTTTCGGTGGAGCTCACAACCCCAGCCCAGACCCAGGAAGACCTGTCACTGGCCTACAGCCCCGGTGTCGCGGAACCGGTGCGTGAAATCGCCAAGGATCCGGAGGCCGCCTACCTGTTCACCGGCAAAGGCAACCTGGTGGCGGTCATTTCCAACGGCAGCGCCATCCTCGGCCTCGGCAACCTGGGGCCGCTGGCGTCCAAACCGGTAATGGAAGGCAAATCCCTTTTATTCAAGCGCTTTGCGGACATCAACTCTGTGGATATCGAGGTGGAGTGCCCGAGCCCGGAGCGTTTTATTGAAACCGTCGCGGCCATTGCCAACACCTTTGGCGGCATCAATCTCGAAGACATCAAGGCGCCGGAGTGTTTTCATATTGAGGAAGCCCTGATCCAGCGCTGCTCGGTGCCGGTTTTCCACGACGACCAGCACGGTACCGCGATTGTGACCGTGGCCGGGATGCTCAATGCTCTGGAAATTCAGGGCAAGACCCTCGAAGACGCGCGCATCGTGTGCCTGGGCGCCGGCGCCGCCGCCACCGCCTGCTGCAAACTGCTGCTGGCCGCCGGCGCCAAGAAGGACCAGATCACCATGCTGGACAGCCGCGGCGTGATTCACTCCGGGCGCAGTGATATCAATGCCTATAAAGGTGAGTGGGCGCGGGATACCGAGATGCGCACCCTGGACGACGCCATCGAAGGCGCCGATGTGTTCCTCGGCGTATCCGGCCCGGATCTGCTGTCCGCGGAGCAGCTGGCGCATATGGCGGACAAGCCGGTAGTGTTTGCCTGCTCCAACCCCAATCCGGAAATCTCCCCGGAGCTGGCTCACAAAACCCGCGATGACCTGATCATGGCCACCGGCCGTTCGGACTACCCGAACCAGGTGAATAACGTGCTTTGCTTCCCGTTTATCTTCCGCGGGGCGCTGGACGTACGCGCCACCCGCATCAATGAAGACATGAAGCTCGCCGCCATCGAGGCGATCCGCAAGCTGGCGCGGGAAGAGGTACCGGACGCGGTGCGTGCCGGTTACGGTGGCGTGGAAATGACCTTTGGTGCGGAATACATCCTGCCCAAGCCCACGGATCCACGCCTGCTGCCGAAAGTGGCCGCCGCCGTGGCCCGGGCTGCGGTGGACAGCGGCGCAGCACGTTTGCCGTATCCGGCGCACTATCCGTTGAAGCCGGTGTAA